From the Nodularia sp. NIES-3585 genome, one window contains:
- a CDS encoding radical SAM protein has product MTSSLFASERLLFTPTTPNNDAIPLIFAFPNEYTVGITSLGYQVVWATLAMREDVQVSRLFTDIQEQLPRNPEIVGFSISWELDYVNILNLLESLDIPIRATSRNDSHPIIFGGGPVLTANPEPFAEFFDIILLGDGENLLPNFIETYKEVRNASREIQLKALAQVPGIYVPSLYEVEYQAKDGELKSIKPIFPEVPAVVQKQTFRGNTLSTSTVVTEKAAWENIYMVEVVRSCPEMCRFCMASYLTLPFRTASLEESLIPAIEKGLAVTNRLGLLGASVTQHPEFEALLDYISQPKYDDVRLSIASVRTNTVTVQLAETLAKRDTRSLTIAVESGSEKLRQIVNKKLHNDEIIQAAINAKAGGLKALKLYGMAGIPGEEPEDLEQTVAMMRNIKKAAPGLRLTFGCSTFVPKAHTPFQWFGVNRQAEKRLQMLQKQLKPQGIEFRPESYNWSIIQALISRGDRRLSQLLELTREFGDSLGSYKRAFKQLKGQIPDLEYYVHSNWSTEQVLPWNHLQGPLPQSTLLKHLAEATSHFNSTPPELQPLNAKYC; this is encoded by the coding sequence GTGACATCATCTCTATTTGCCTCTGAACGCCTCCTATTTACCCCCACAACCCCCAATAACGATGCTATCCCGCTAATTTTCGCCTTTCCCAACGAGTACACAGTGGGTATTACTAGCCTCGGCTATCAGGTGGTGTGGGCTACTTTAGCCATGCGTGAAGATGTGCAGGTGAGTCGCTTATTTACCGATATTCAGGAACAACTACCGAGAAACCCGGAAATTGTGGGATTTTCCATCTCCTGGGAACTCGATTATGTCAATATTTTAAATTTACTGGAATCTTTAGACATTCCCATCCGGGCTACTTCTCGCAATGATTCCCACCCGATAATTTTTGGGGGTGGTCCTGTTCTCACTGCTAACCCAGAACCTTTTGCCGAATTTTTTGACATCATTTTACTCGGTGATGGGGAAAATCTGCTGCCTAATTTTATTGAAACTTACAAAGAAGTCAGAAACGCTTCTAGAGAAATTCAACTCAAAGCACTAGCGCAAGTACCAGGAATTTATGTTCCTAGTTTGTATGAGGTGGAATATCAGGCAAAAGATGGTGAGTTAAAGTCAATTAAGCCGATTTTCCCGGAAGTTCCCGCAGTGGTGCAGAAGCAGACTTTCCGAGGAAATACTTTATCTACATCTACTGTGGTGACAGAAAAAGCCGCATGGGAAAATATTTATATGGTGGAAGTGGTGCGGAGTTGTCCTGAAATGTGCCGCTTCTGTATGGCGAGTTATCTGACTTTACCTTTTAGAACAGCCAGCCTGGAAGAGTCGTTAATTCCCGCCATTGAAAAAGGGTTAGCTGTGACAAACCGCTTGGGTTTATTGGGGGCTTCTGTGACTCAACACCCAGAGTTTGAGGCTTTGTTAGATTATATTAGTCAGCCCAAATATGATGATGTGCGTTTGAGTATCGCCTCGGTGCGAACCAATACTGTAACTGTGCAGCTTGCCGAAACTTTGGCGAAACGAGACACGCGATCGCTTACAATTGCTGTAGAGAGTGGTTCCGAAAAACTCCGCCAAATCGTCAACAAAAAGCTGCATAATGATGAAATCATCCAAGCTGCTATCAATGCCAAGGCTGGAGGTTTAAAAGCCTTGAAACTCTACGGTATGGCAGGTATTCCCGGTGAAGAACCAGAAGATTTAGAGCAAACTGTGGCGATGATGCGGAATATTAAAAAAGCTGCCCCAGGATTGCGGTTAACATTTGGATGTAGTACATTTGTTCCCAAGGCACACACGCCATTTCAATGGTTTGGGGTAAATCGCCAAGCTGAAAAGCGGTTACAGATGCTACAAAAACAGCTAAAACCCCAAGGGATAGAATTTCGTCCGGAAAGCTATAATTGGTCAATTATACAGGCTTTGATATCGAGAGGCGATCGCCGACTATCCCAACTGCTAGAATTAACCCGTGAATTCGGTGATTCTTTAGGTAGCTACAAACGCGCCTTTAAACAACTCAAAGGACAAATACCCGATTTAGAGTATTACGTTCACAGCAACTGGTCAACAGAACAAGTCTTACCTTGGAATCACTTGCAAGGACCGCTGCCACAGTCTACACTACTAAAGCACTTGGCGGAAGCTACCAGTCATTTCAACTCAACCCCCCCAGAACTACAGCCATTAAATGCAAAATACTGCTGA
- a CDS encoding SemiSWEET transporter has translation MELVTILGLLAATLTTSAFLPQMLKTWQSKSAKDVSYLMLITFISGLFLWLIYGIYLKSLPIILANSFTLFFNFIILWLKIKYR, from the coding sequence ATGGAATTGGTCACAATATTAGGACTATTGGCTGCAACTTTAACAACCAGCGCATTCTTACCCCAAATGTTGAAAACATGGCAAAGCAAATCAGCAAAAGATGTATCTTACCTGATGCTGATTACATTTATAAGTGGTCTGTTTTTATGGTTAATATATGGAATTTATCTGAAATCCTTACCAATTATTCTGGCTAACAGCTTCACCTTATTTTTCAACTTCATAATTCTATGGCTTAAAATTAAATATAGATAA